The Hyperolius riggenbachi isolate aHypRig1 chromosome 3, aHypRig1.pri, whole genome shotgun sequence genome window below encodes:
- the LOC137562414 gene encoding E3 ubiquitin/ISG15 ligase TRIM25-like: MASADLRKELDCSICLNVYTDPVNMKCGHNFCQVCIDRVLDSQKGSGRYSCPECREESRERPALYRNITLRNILKNFLSTEPEQEESRVFCTHCVDSPVLAVKSCLLCEASLCDKHLRVHSKSPEHVLCDPTSNLESRKCPIHKKTLEYYCRLDAACICLACRLDGAHRGHQVEMLEEASNKKKNQLRNFEQKIATQIKDIKKRAQNLQKRQRKAQENADGETERVTALFRNLRRRLEDLEKRVLGDITKQAEQVSNAFNDAIRQLEVEQDKLSRKRRLIEELCNVTDPLTVLQEPDTGDLCDTEEGDEEYGERLDKHGGDLNVADFQRTLYTGLSDIMSGVKKPVSIQESAGILLDVNTANNHLHISDDRKTLSWTHIDQNHPGTAEKFKDHPQVMSSNSFSSGRHCWEVDVSEARYWKVGVCYPSIARTDNRSLIGCVADYGKYVKSWCITTSGYSRVRIYLDYEGGSISFYSLCTPINLLRTFSVKFTEPLHAAFWVDHYGCIKITS; this comes from the coding sequence ATGGCGTCTGCTGATCTGAGGAAAGAGCTGGACTGCTCCATTTGCCTGAATGTTTATACAGATCCTGTCAACATGAAATGTGGCCACAACTTTTGCCAGGTCTGTATTGATCGTGTGCTGGACTCACAGAAGGGATCTGGAAGATATTCCTGCCCTGAATGCAGAGAGGAGTCTAGGGAGAGGCCTGCACTGTACAGAAATATAACACTCCGAAACATACtgaagaacttcctctctactgagcctgagcaggaggagagcagagtCTTCTGTACTCATTGTGTGGACTCTCCAGTATTGGCTGTGaagtcctgcctgctgtgtgaggCGTCTCTGTGTGATAAAcacctgagagtccacagcaagTCTCCAGAACACGTCTTGTGTGACCCCACCTCTAACCTGGAGAGCAGGAAATGCCCCATCCACAAGAAGACTCTGGAGTATTACTGCCGCCTGGATGCTGCATGTATCTGTCTGGCCTGCAGGCTGGATGGAGCACACAGAGGTCACCAAGTGGAGATGCTGGAGGAGgcctcaaacaagaagaagaaccagCTGAGAAATTTTGAACAGAAAATTGCCACACAAATAAAGGACATTAAGAAAAGAGCTCAGAATCTGCAGAAAAGGCAGAGAAAAGCACAAGAGAATGCAGATGGTGAAACAGAGAGAGTCACAGCCCTGTTTAGAAACCTCAGGAGACGGCTGGAGGACTTGGAGAAAAGAGTCCTGGGTGACATCACTAAGCAGGCAGAACAAGTATCCAATGCATTTAATGATGCCATCAggcagctggaggtagagcaggaCAAGCTGTCCAGGAAGAGGCGTCtcattgaggagctgtgtaatGTGACTGACCCACTGACTGTCCTACAGGAAccagacacaggtgacttgtgtgacactgAGGAGGGGGATGAGGAGTACGGAGAGAGACTTGATAAACATGGAGGGGATCTGAATGTGGCTGACTTCCAACGCACATTATACACGGGGTTATCTGATATAATGTCTGGAGTAAAGAAAcctgtcagtatacaggaatctGCAGGAATActgctagatgtaaacactgctaaTAATCATCTACACATATCAGATGACAGGAAGACTCTATCCTGGACCCACATAGACCAGAATCATCCAGGTACAGCAGAGAAGTTTAAGGATCACCCTCAGGTGATGAGCAGTAATAGTTTTTCCTCGGGGAGACATTGCTGGGAAGTGGATGTCAGTGAAGCACGTTACTGGAAAGTAGGggtgtgttaccccagtatagccaggacaGATAATCGGTCACTGATTGGATGTGTTGCTGATTATGGAAAATATGTTAAATCCTGGTGCATTACCACATCTGGTTATTCTAGAGTGAGGATATATCTAGATTATGAGGGTGGGAGTATCTCCTTCTATAGCCTGTGTACTCCCATCAATCTATTACGAACATTCTCCGTTAAATTCACTGAACCGCTCCATGCGGCATTTTGGGTAGACCATTATGGTTGTATAAAGATAACATCTTGA